The genomic stretch TCCATGCCTGCCCAGTAGCGTGCACTGGACCACAGCCACTCGGTGGAGGTGTCCACAAGCCCTCGGCGAACCGGGTTGGCGTGGATGTAATCGATGATCTCGCGTATCGCCCGTTGCTGGCAAACGTTCTTGTCGTATCCGCCGCCCGACAGCCAGAAGCAAAAGACCTTGCGATTGCCATGCCTGGCGGACAGTCGTCGGAGCCATTCTGAATCGCCCGTCTGCTGGAGCCGTCTCTTCGCCTTCCACGAAACCGGCCGCTTGACGTCATAAAGGAACCGCGACAGATCGTATTCGGTACGCCGCGGACGCACAGCGAGATGCACGTGCTCAGGCATGATTACATAGGCGTAAACGTCGAACTCATGGCGCTGCCGCGCCGTGCCGATGGCTTCGATAACCCACTTCCTCGTATTTTCCTTTGAGAGCAGGGGCAGGCGGTCCTTGCAGGAATAGGTCAGGTAGTGAGCGTGGCCGGGCTCGTTGAATACGCGGCGGCACTTTCGAATCCGTGCGGCCATGAAG from Planctomycetota bacterium encodes the following:
- a CDS encoding transposase, whose translation is MAARIRKCRRVFNEPGHAHYLTYSCKDRLPLLSKENTRKWVIEAIGTARQRHEFDVYAYVIMPEHVHLAVRPRRTEYDLSRFLYDVKRPVSWKAKRRLQQTGDSEWLRRLSARHGNRKVFCFWLSGGGYDKNVCQQRAIREIIDYIHANPVRRGLVDTSTEWLWSSARYWAGMDRVLLEMDPIPD